In Streptomyces puniciscabiei, a single genomic region encodes these proteins:
- a CDS encoding GntR family transcriptional regulator, translating to MTSFAPDSIVLNRKLPLWYQVSQSLRASILGRSPEDPLRLPTEEQLAEHYGVSVLTMRQALKELEDEGLISRHRRRGTFIEPGVRRGAPVRLLGSVDAIVAQQSGMTTELLDHGMTPVPAGVTEYFPGLAEVMTYHRLRSDEKTGEPTNHAVNHVRPELGARIDLEDLVRWPMTKVLRDVVGADISRITDTVEARLADPETARLLQVPLLSPILHYTGVTYDSDGRVLDVAVIQYRGDRFSFTVTLDAT from the coding sequence GTGACCTCCTTCGCTCCGGATTCGATCGTCCTGAACCGCAAGCTGCCGCTGTGGTACCAGGTGTCGCAGTCGCTGCGCGCCTCGATACTCGGCCGCTCCCCCGAGGACCCGCTGCGGCTGCCCACGGAGGAGCAGCTGGCGGAGCACTACGGCGTGAGCGTGCTCACCATGCGGCAGGCGCTGAAGGAGCTGGAGGACGAGGGACTGATCAGCCGCCACCGGCGGCGCGGCACGTTCATCGAGCCCGGCGTCCGGCGGGGCGCGCCCGTCCGGCTGCTGGGCTCGGTCGACGCGATCGTGGCCCAGCAGTCCGGGATGACGACGGAACTGCTGGACCACGGCATGACACCGGTGCCCGCCGGTGTCACCGAGTACTTCCCCGGCCTCGCGGAGGTGATGACGTACCACCGCCTCCGCAGCGACGAGAAGACCGGCGAGCCGACCAACCACGCGGTGAACCACGTGCGCCCCGAACTCGGCGCGCGCATCGACCTGGAGGACCTGGTCCGCTGGCCGATGACGAAGGTGCTGCGGGACGTGGTCGGGGCGGACATCAGCCGCATCACGGACACGGTGGAGGCGAGGCTGGCCGATCCGGAGACCGCCCGGCTGCTCCAGGTTCCGTTGCTGAGTCCGATCCTGCACTACACGGGGGTGACGTACGACAGTGACGGACGGGTGCTGGACGTGGCGGTGATCCAGTACCGGGGGGACCGTTTCTCGTTCACGGTGACCCTGGACGCGACCTGA